A single genomic interval of Buchnera aphidicola str. Bp (Baizongia pistaciae) harbors:
- the tilS gene encoding tRNA lysidine(34) synthetase TilS — MLKDFIKNTNILNILLAYSGGIDSTFLLYQLLKLKKNNLNFTFRAIHINHQLHPDSEKWSDHCKKICINHNIPIIIKKITINSNKNRIEEIARKKRYQAIYKIIKPKEVLATGHNLNDQCETMLLALKRGSGITGLSSMSYKLNTIYKIKIVRPLLKISREDIKTWIYKHKIHWIEDTSNNDTKHDRNFLRLNIIPKLKNRWPYFEKNCSRSIEILNIEKKILKQEIKKKLNKYLVLNSILNISNFRYIDKNICSIILRHWIKINQNTMPTFKIVKEIYNKVIFSKIDSQPKIIIKNYQIRRYNNHLYWTKKIPRIENIILIWNNTQKKLTLPFQLGNIVQNDFGTTLPHPNNNETINIRFYTSHKVLITKNTKHKKLKTIFKEYKLPPWYRKKIPLIFYNNKFICALGLFVSNTHKKSNNEKNLKLSWISSIHNIIV; from the coding sequence ATGCTCAAAGATTTTATAAAAAATACTAACATACTTAACATTTTATTAGCATATAGCGGTGGTATAGACTCTACATTTTTACTATATCAATTATTAAAACTAAAAAAAAATAATCTAAATTTTACATTTAGAGCTATTCATATTAATCACCAATTACATCCTGATTCAGAAAAATGGAGCGATCATTGCAAAAAAATATGTATAAATCACAATATACCAATCATCATAAAAAAAATTACCATCAATTCAAATAAAAACAGAATTGAAGAAATAGCACGAAAAAAAAGATATCAAGCTATATATAAAATTATAAAACCAAAAGAAGTTCTTGCAACAGGACATAATCTAAATGATCAATGCGAAACTATGTTATTAGCATTAAAGAGAGGAAGCGGAATTACAGGATTAAGTAGTATGTCATATAAATTAAACACAATCTATAAAATAAAAATTGTTAGACCACTCTTAAAAATATCTAGAGAAGATATTAAAACGTGGATATATAAACATAAAATACATTGGATAGAAGATACTAGTAATAATGATACCAAACATGATCGAAACTTCTTAAGACTTAACATTATACCGAAACTAAAAAATAGATGGCCGTATTTTGAAAAAAATTGTTCTAGAAGTATCGAAATATTAAATATAGAAAAAAAAATTTTAAAACAAGAAATAAAAAAAAAGTTAAATAAATACCTAGTATTAAATTCTATTTTAAATATTTCAAATTTTAGATATATAGATAAAAATATATGCAGTATTATTTTAAGACATTGGATTAAAATAAACCAAAATACAATGCCAACGTTTAAAATTGTAAAAGAAATTTACAATAAAGTTATATTTTCTAAAATCGATTCTCAACCAAAAATTATAATCAAAAATTATCAAATAAGAAGATATAATAATCATCTATATTGGACTAAAAAAATTCCCCGAATCGAAAACATAATTCTTATTTGGAACAATACGCAAAAGAAATTAACACTCCCATTTCAATTGGGAAATATTGTTCAAAATGATTTTGGAACTACACTACCTCATCCCAATAATAATGAAACAATCAATATTAGATTTTACACATCACATAAAGTGTTAATAACAAAAAATACTAAGCACAAAAAACTCAAAACAATCTTCAAAGAATATAAACTACCACCATGGTATAGAAAAAAAATACCCTTAATATTTTATAACAATAAATTTATATGTGCACTAGGTTTATTTGTTTCTAATACCCACAAAAAAAGTAATAACGAAAAAAACTTAAAATTATCATGGATTAGCTCAATCCATAACATTATTGTCTAA
- a CDS encoding RnfABCDGE type electron transport complex subunit B: MIISIIIFSILSFILGVIVSLVSCFCKVKSNLSLINDIDELLPQMQCAQCGYPGCYAYSQAIVDGNENIYKCIPGGKEVVLKLENLLNKSDHRGNFLESLEDSVTYSIVEIDENNCVGCSKCRLVCPVDAVVGTYNFRHTVLIDSCTGCNLCIPLCPTNCIKKKIMFYE, encoded by the coding sequence ATGATAATATCTATAATTATATTTAGCATTTTAAGTTTTATATTAGGCGTGATAGTGAGTCTTGTTTCTTGTTTTTGTAAAGTTAAATCGAATCTATCTTTGATTAATGATATTGACGAATTATTACCTCAAATGCAATGCGCGCAATGTGGTTATCCTGGGTGTTATGCGTATTCTCAGGCTATTGTTGATGGTAACGAAAATATTTATAAGTGTATTCCAGGAGGTAAAGAAGTAGTTTTAAAGTTAGAAAACTTACTTAATAAAAGTGATCATAGAGGTAATTTTTTAGAAAGTTTAGAAGATAGCGTTACGTATAGCATAGTAGAAATAGATGAAAACAATTGTGTTGGTTGTTCTAAATGTAGATTAGTTTGTCCTGTAGACGCTGTAGTCGGAACTTATAATTTTAGACATACAGTACTTATAGATTCTTGTACTGGATGTAATCTTTGTATACCTTTGTGTCCAACTAATTGTATTAAAAAAAAAATAATGTTCTATGAATAG
- a CDS encoding electron transport complex subunit E has product MSNILKIFVDGLWKKNSSLVQLLGLCPVLAITVNAINAIGLGLATTLVLICSNATISLIKNNIQKDFRIPIYIIIISSVVSSIDLVIKAYAFNLYQSLGIFIPLIITNCIVCNRADLIAVHNSVLVSILDGLSIGLGSTLTMFLLGSIREIIGHGTLFFGIEHVLGESFRFLYIEVLDKNSVFLLFAFPSGAFMILGIVLAGKNFLDEVLGIIEHKNVCVCSNKVLVYKDGNKKIESQKSL; this is encoded by the coding sequence ATGAGTAATATTTTAAAAATTTTTGTTGATGGATTATGGAAAAAAAATTCATCGTTAGTACAATTGTTAGGATTGTGTCCTGTATTAGCAATTACAGTAAATGCTATTAATGCTATTGGTTTAGGTTTAGCAACTACTTTAGTATTAATTTGCTCTAATGCAACAATTTCTTTAATTAAGAACAATATTCAAAAAGATTTTCGTATTCCTATTTATATAATTATTATTAGCTCTGTAGTTAGTTCTATTGATTTAGTTATTAAAGCTTATGCATTTAATTTATATCAGTCATTAGGAATTTTTATCCCGTTAATTATTACTAATTGCATTGTTTGTAATCGTGCTGATTTAATTGCTGTTCATAATTCTGTTTTAGTTTCTATTTTAGATGGATTGAGTATAGGTTTAGGTTCTACGTTAACAATGTTTTTATTGGGATCAATTCGTGAAATTATAGGTCACGGAACGCTGTTTTTTGGGATTGAACATGTATTAGGTGAGTCTTTTAGGTTTCTTTATATTGAAGTACTAGATAAAAATTCAGTATTTTTATTGTTTGCATTTCCATCTGGAGCTTTTATGATTTTAGGTATTGTATTAGCAGGAAAAAATTTTTTAGATGAAGTTTTGGGTATTATAGAACATAAAAATGTTTGTGTATGTTCAAATAAAGTTTTAGTTTATAAAGATGGAAATAAAAAAATTGAATCACAAAAATCGTTATAA
- the nth gene encoding endonuclease III, which translates to MNHKNRYKILKMFSNIYINFKTGLVFTSNFELLISVMLSAQTTDRMVNKTTQRLFGIANTPSGFISIGLHAIRENIRKLGLYNKKSSNILRTCEILLKRYGGKVPNNREDLESLPGVGRKTANVILNVIFKKKTIAVDTHVFRLCNRIGFAKGTTVLTVEKKLLNIVPEKFKLNFHAWFIMHGRYICTSRVPKCSKCIISSLCEFKDKNI; encoded by the coding sequence TTGAATCACAAAAATCGTTATAAAATTTTAAAAATGTTTTCAAATATTTATATTAACTTTAAAACTGGTTTGGTATTTACTTCTAATTTTGAATTATTAATTTCTGTAATGTTATCGGCACAAACTACTGATCGTATGGTTAACAAAACAACGCAAAGATTGTTTGGTATTGCAAACACACCTTCTGGTTTTATTTCAATAGGATTACATGCTATTAGAGAAAATATAAGGAAATTAGGTTTATATAACAAAAAGTCTAGTAATATATTACGGACGTGTGAAATTTTATTAAAAAGATATGGTGGTAAAGTACCAAATAATAGAGAGGATTTAGAATCTTTGCCAGGAGTAGGTAGAAAAACAGCGAATGTTATTTTAAATGTTATATTTAAAAAAAAAACTATTGCAGTAGATACTCATGTTTTTCGTTTATGTAATCGTATTGGTTTTGCAAAAGGAACAACAGTTTTGACAGTAGAAAAAAAACTACTGAATATAGTTCCAGAAAAATTTAAGTTAAATTTCCATGCTTGGTTTATTATGCATGGTCGTTATATTTGTACATCTCGTGTGCCAAAATGTTCAAAATGTATTATTAGTAGTTTGTGTGAATTTAAAGATAAAAACATATAA
- the rsxA gene encoding electron transport complex subunit RsxA, which translates to MMHFFLLFVSNILINNFILVRFLGLCPFMGISRTIDSAIGMGLATTCVIVFVSIISWLINFYILIPFHLIHLCTMTYMLIIAVSVQIFEIIVKKVSSTLYRLLGIYLPLITTNCSVLAIPLMNTKLNSNFIESVLYGFSSSLGFFLVLVIFSSIRERISESDVPMYFRGYPIALITASLLAIAFMGFDGLIKF; encoded by the coding sequence GTGATGCATTTTTTTTTGCTTTTTGTAAGTAATATACTTATTAATAATTTTATATTAGTTAGATTTCTTGGATTGTGTCCTTTCATGGGAATTTCTAGAACAATAGATTCAGCTATAGGAATGGGATTAGCAACTACATGTGTGATTGTTTTTGTTTCAATAATTTCATGGTTAATCAATTTTTATATTTTAATCCCTTTTCATTTGATTCATCTTTGCACGATGACGTATATGTTGATAATAGCAGTAAGTGTACAGATTTTTGAAATTATAGTGAAAAAAGTAAGTTCTACTTTATATCGATTATTAGGTATATATTTGCCATTAATAACAACTAATTGTTCTGTATTAGCAATACCCTTAATGAACACTAAATTAAATTCTAATTTTATAGAATCGGTTTTATATGGGTTTAGTTCTTCTTTGGGTTTTTTTTTGGTATTAGTAATATTTTCTAGTATACGAGAACGTATTTCTGAATCTGATGTACCCATGTATTTTCGAGGTTATCCAATTGCATTAATTACAGCTAGCTTATTAGCTATTGCTTTTATGGGATTTGATGGATTAATTAAATTTTAA
- a CDS encoding MATE family efflux transporter, translating into MKKHLHEIKMLLKITIPIFLAQISQTSMSLINSIMIGHLKENNIAAISVGISIWSPIILFGHGLLLSLVPTVSRIHGSGKINKIPEQINNAYWLATLISLVIMIVLWNSDVIIHTISQVNPIIEQESIKYIRILLWSTPGYLYFQVIQNQCEGLLKPKPAMVIGLIGLLFNIVVSYTLISEKFHCFNYGSTGCGISAIIVYWFMFIAMKKITKNDILINYNIKNKNISNLEMYLPNYKIIWNLFKMGFPIALSLFCEITLFTLITLLIASMETFQIIAHQIALNISSTIFILPLSIATAASIRLGFYLGKKSFSKISTIILSSQIIGLIISTTISTFIILFHYQIITLYTKNANIIKLTKQMLFITASYQIFDFFQIIGNGILRSYKDTNIIFIITCTSYWIVGFPFGYFLALTNYIVPHMGAIGFWYGILIALITSSIMILFRIYILQKK; encoded by the coding sequence ATGAAAAAACATTTACATGAAATAAAAATGTTATTAAAAATTACTATTCCAATTTTTTTAGCTCAAATTTCACAAACCAGCATGAGTCTTATAAATAGTATTATGATAGGACATCTTAAAGAAAATAACATCGCAGCTATTTCAGTTGGAATTTCAATTTGGTCACCTATTATTTTATTTGGACACGGATTACTATTATCATTAGTACCAACCGTATCGCGTATTCATGGATCTGGAAAAATCAATAAAATTCCAGAACAAATTAACAATGCATATTGGTTAGCAACATTAATATCACTAGTTATTATGATTGTTTTATGGAATTCCGATGTAATTATACACACAATTAGTCAAGTAAATCCAATAATAGAACAAGAAAGCATTAAATACATTAGAATTTTATTATGGAGTACACCTGGATACTTATATTTTCAAGTTATTCAAAACCAATGCGAAGGTTTACTAAAACCCAAACCAGCTATGGTTATAGGGCTAATTGGACTACTATTTAATATAGTAGTAAGTTATACATTAATTTCAGAAAAATTTCATTGTTTTAATTATGGAAGTACAGGATGCGGCATATCTGCTATTATAGTATATTGGTTTATGTTCATCGCAATGAAAAAAATTACAAAAAATGATATATTAATTAATTATAATATCAAAAATAAAAATATTTCAAATCTAGAAATGTATCTTCCCAATTACAAAATAATTTGGAATTTATTTAAAATGGGATTTCCAATTGCTCTATCATTATTCTGTGAAATAACTCTGTTTACTTTAATAACTTTATTAATAGCATCAATGGAAACCTTTCAAATAATCGCACACCAAATTGCCTTAAATATTAGTTCTACTATTTTTATTTTGCCATTGTCCATTGCTACTGCTGCTAGTATTAGACTAGGATTTTATTTAGGAAAAAAATCTTTCTCCAAAATTTCTACTATTATTCTATCATCACAAATTATAGGATTAATTATCTCTACTACAATATCAACATTTATCATACTATTTCATTACCAAATAATAACATTATATACTAAAAACGCTAATATAATAAAATTAACTAAACAAATGTTATTCATAACAGCTAGTTACCAAATTTTTGATTTTTTTCAAATAATTGGTAATGGTATTTTACGAAGTTACAAAGATACTAATATAATTTTTATTATAACCTGCACATCATATTGGATAGTAGGTTTTCCCTTCGGATATTTTTTGGCATTAACTAATTATATTGTACCACACATGGGAGCTATTGGATTTTGGTACGGAATCTTGATTGCATTAATAACATCATCAATAATGATATTATTTCGAATTTATATTTTACAAAAAAAATAA
- the rsxC gene encoding electron transport complex subunit RsxC translates to MISIFQVDNILFLKKSSQELLKLSRVTLPKKFFVLINSEVLNRGKLCVRKGDLVLRGQTLTLGCGNIVSIHSPTSGRIIDVINNYIFFLDQFFAVVIVESDGRDLWISRTPICNYTQFSSKKLINLIYHSGILGLSGSGFSTSKKLQCAVGKVHTLVVNAVESEPCVTSDDCLIQNFSKEIIDGCKILIWILKIKKILIVVSEEKIIAFNVLKKSVINLKDFELLKVKNKYPSGSSKKLIQILFNKEIPQGKHAIDLGIIMYNVATVFAIKKAILDGEPLTERVITLYGDKFLPSKNVLVRIGTPISHLMKIYKLNEKTLKVNIGGPITGLLIRNFNFSVLKTNNCIMFVSIQNNELNNFEEKNCIRCAACSYSCPMNLLPEQLYWYSKHSNHEKTQIYNIQDCIECGICEQVCPSDIPLMSYYRREKKQISIAKFKNYQIKKFKNLFLLRKQRLNNLNSRKKNTIVSQYIALNKFNFKV, encoded by the coding sequence GTGATTTCTATTTTTCAAGTAGATAATATACTTTTTTTAAAAAAAAGCAGTCAAGAATTATTAAAACTTAGCAGGGTAACATTGCCTAAAAAATTTTTTGTTTTGATAAATTCTGAGGTATTAAATAGGGGTAAATTATGTGTTCGAAAAGGTGATTTAGTCTTACGTGGTCAAACGTTGACGTTAGGATGTGGTAATATAGTTTCAATACATTCACCTACTTCTGGTCGTATTATTGATGTAATAAATAATTATATATTTTTTTTAGATCAATTTTTTGCTGTTGTAATAGTTGAATCAGATGGAAGAGATTTGTGGATTAGTCGAACACCTATATGTAATTATACACAGTTTAGTTCAAAAAAACTAATTAATTTGATTTATCATTCGGGTATACTTGGATTAAGTGGATCAGGTTTTAGTACTTCTAAAAAATTACAATGTGCTGTTGGTAAAGTACATACGTTAGTAGTAAATGCTGTTGAAAGTGAACCTTGTGTTACTTCTGATGATTGTTTAATTCAAAATTTTTCAAAGGAAATAATTGATGGGTGCAAAATTTTAATTTGGATTTTAAAAATTAAAAAAATACTTATTGTTGTTTCAGAAGAAAAAATAATTGCATTTAATGTTTTAAAAAAAAGTGTTATTAATCTAAAAGATTTTGAACTACTCAAAGTAAAAAATAAATATCCTTCTGGAAGTAGTAAAAAGTTAATTCAAATTTTGTTTAATAAAGAAATTCCACAAGGTAAACATGCTATTGATTTAGGTATAATAATGTATAATGTTGCAACTGTTTTTGCAATTAAAAAAGCAATATTAGATGGAGAGCCATTAACTGAGAGAGTAATTACATTGTATGGAGATAAATTTTTACCTTCAAAAAATGTTTTAGTACGTATTGGAACTCCTATTAGCCATTTGATGAAAATTTATAAACTTAATGAGAAAACACTTAAAGTAAATATAGGAGGCCCGATTACAGGATTGTTAATTAGAAATTTTAATTTTTCAGTATTAAAAACGAATAATTGTATTATGTTTGTATCTATTCAAAATAACGAACTTAATAATTTTGAAGAGAAAAATTGTATTCGTTGTGCTGCTTGTTCTTATTCATGTCCAATGAATTTACTTCCAGAACAGTTGTATTGGTATAGTAAACATTCTAATCATGAAAAAACTCAGATATATAATATTCAAGATTGTATTGAATGTGGTATTTGTGAACAGGTATGTCCTAGTGATATTCCGTTAATGAGTTACTATAGGAGAGAAAAAAAACAAATATCTATTGCGAAATTTAAAAATTATCAAATAAAGAAATTTAAAAATTTATTTTTATTACGTAAACAAAGATTAAATAATCTAAATTCTAGAAAAAAAAATACGATTGTATCTCAATACATTGCTCTTAATAAGTTTAATTTTAAGGTATAA
- a CDS encoding riboflavin synthase subunit alpha has protein sequence MFTGIVRGLGKVVKILKEKKISQWEVETSNELVKNLMLGASISCNGCCLTVRNIFRTIFCVDIVEETLRSTSLNTIIVGQYINLERSIKFGEEVGGHLVSGHIITTGVVSDKKELFSNQELWISLSASFFIKYFFYKGFVCVDGISLTIGSIKNNAFCVFLIPETILRTTIGQKIIGDVVNIEIDFYTQITVDSVERLLKVHPSKFINCIDI, from the coding sequence ATGTTTACTGGTATTGTTCGTGGTCTTGGAAAGGTTGTTAAAATACTTAAAGAAAAAAAGATTTCTCAATGGGAAGTAGAAACGTCTAATGAGTTAGTAAAAAATTTAATGTTAGGTGCTTCTATTTCATGTAATGGATGTTGTTTAACTGTTCGAAATATTTTTCGAACTATTTTTTGTGTAGATATTGTAGAAGAAACTTTAAGATCTACTAGTTTAAATACTATTATAGTTGGTCAATATATTAATTTAGAAAGATCTATAAAATTTGGTGAAGAAGTGGGTGGTCATTTAGTTTCTGGACATATTATAACAACTGGAGTAGTATCCGATAAAAAAGAATTATTTTCAAATCAAGAATTATGGATTTCTTTAAGCGCGTCCTTTTTTATAAAGTATTTTTTTTACAAGGGTTTTGTTTGCGTTGATGGTATTAGTTTAACAATTGGATCTATAAAAAATAACGCATTTTGCGTTTTTTTAATTCCAGAAACAATACTGCGTACCACTATAGGACAAAAAATTATAGGAGATGTAGTTAATATTGAAATAGATTTTTATACTCAGATTACTGTAGATAGCGTAGAACGTTTACTTAAAGTTCATCCTAGTAAATTTATTAATTGTATTGATATATAG
- the rsxG gene encoding electron transport complex subunit RsxG, with product MLKKNNKRKIFCSALVLGSFGFLAASFVSIIYVITKNKIQYQEQRYKNIIFNHIVPSNLHDNDIQRSCLILNNKLLGDKKNHYLWLAKKKQDITAVIFETIAPDGYSGIIKMVISLDIKNGKILGVRVLSHNETPGLGDKIDVNISNWITKFSGVKIFSLDERDLSLKKYGGNIDQFTGATITPLAVVNSIKRTIVLVKMLLSSKFSELTSCDNYE from the coding sequence ATGTTAAAAAAAAATAATAAAAGAAAAATTTTTTGCTCTGCACTGGTTTTAGGTAGTTTTGGGTTTTTAGCTGCTAGTTTTGTTTCTATTATATATGTTATTACTAAAAATAAGATTCAGTATCAAGAACAGAGATATAAAAATATTATATTTAATCACATTGTTCCTTCAAATTTACACGATAATGATATTCAAAGATCATGTTTAATTTTAAACAATAAGTTATTAGGAGATAAAAAAAATCATTATTTGTGGTTAGCGAAAAAGAAACAAGATATTACTGCTGTGATATTTGAAACTATTGCTCCCGATGGATATTCAGGAATAATAAAAATGGTTATATCTTTAGATATTAAAAATGGAAAAATTTTGGGAGTTAGAGTGTTAAGTCATAATGAGACTCCTGGTTTAGGTGATAAAATTGATGTTAACATTTCAAATTGGATTACAAAATTTTCGGGTGTAAAAATATTTTCTTTAGATGAGCGTGACTTATCTTTAAAAAAATATGGAGGAAACATTGATCAATTTACGGGAGCAACGATCACACCATTAGCTGTTGTTAATTCTATTAAACGTACAATCGTTTTAGTTAAAATGTTGTTATCATCTAAATTTTCTGAGTTGACATCATGTGATAATTATGAGTAA
- the tyrS gene encoding tyrosine--tRNA ligase gives MLTDTLIQEFQDRNLISQITNEIDLKNILLHNKISLYCGFDITADSLHVGHILPLLCLRRFQNLGHRPVILMGGGTSLIGDPSFKLLERQLNSIELVHTWKQKITKQLSLFLKFNVGKNNALIVDNYEWFKNINVLTFLRDIGKHFSINQMIVRDAIQRRIKRLDQGISFTEFSYNLLQAYDFYFLNKQLDVILQIGGSDQWGNIISGIDLIRRLHKKRAYGITVPLLTKKDGRKFGKTELDTIWLDKMKTSPYKFYQYWMNISDSDIYSFLKMFTFLSLSEIKALKDTTKPTELNSVKKILAEYLTNLVHGSNEVRAIQRITSSLFSGKFSEMKETDFFQLEQDGMPSVQLYNSGNLQQLLVYSRLALSRSHAKSMIVSNSVRINNIIQNNPFYILCNRDKMYHKYTLLSRGKKNFCLLCWTK, from the coding sequence ATGTTAACTGATACGTTAATTCAAGAGTTTCAAGATAGAAATTTAATTTCTCAAATTACAAATGAAATAGATTTAAAAAATATTTTGTTACATAATAAGATTTCTTTATATTGTGGCTTTGATATAACTGCTGATAGCTTACATGTTGGCCATATTTTACCATTATTATGTTTAAGAAGATTTCAAAATTTAGGTCATAGACCGGTCATATTAATGGGAGGTGGTACAAGCTTAATTGGTGACCCTAGTTTTAAATTGTTAGAAAGACAATTAAATTCGATTGAATTAGTTCATACTTGGAAACAAAAAATTACAAAGCAATTGTCATTATTTTTAAAGTTTAATGTAGGTAAAAATAATGCTTTAATTGTAGATAATTATGAATGGTTTAAAAATATCAATGTTCTAACGTTTTTGAGGGATATTGGAAAACATTTTTCTATTAATCAAATGATAGTTCGTGATGCTATTCAAAGAAGAATTAAACGTTTAGACCAGGGTATTTCATTTACTGAATTTTCTTATAATTTATTACAAGCTTATGACTTTTATTTTTTGAATAAACAATTAGATGTGATTTTGCAGATTGGGGGATCAGATCAATGGGGAAATATTATTTCTGGTATTGATTTAATTCGACGTTTGCATAAAAAACGTGCATATGGAATTACTGTTCCGTTATTAACGAAAAAAGATGGTAGAAAGTTTGGAAAAACTGAATTAGATACCATTTGGCTAGATAAAATGAAAACTAGTCCTTATAAATTTTATCAATATTGGATGAATATATCTGATTCGGATATATATAGTTTTTTAAAGATGTTTACTTTTTTAAGTTTGTCTGAAATAAAAGCTTTAAAGGATACAACTAAACCAACAGAATTAAATTCTGTTAAAAAAATTTTAGCTGAGTATTTAACTAACTTAGTACACGGTTCGAACGAGGTTCGAGCTATTCAGCGTATTACATCCAGTCTTTTTTCTGGTAAATTTTCTGAAATGAAAGAAACTGATTTTTTTCAATTGGAGCAGGATGGAATGCCATCTGTTCAATTATATAATTCAGGTAATCTTCAACAGTTATTAGTATATTCAAGATTAGCACTGTCGCGGTCTCATGCAAAAAGTATGATTGTTTCAAATTCTGTTCGCATTAATAATATTATTCAGAACAATCCCTTTTATATTTTGTGTAATCGCGATAAAATGTACCATAAGTACACTTTGTTATCGCGAGGTAAAAAAAATTTTTGTTTGTTATGTTGGACAAAATAA
- a CDS encoding RnfABCDGE type electron transport complex subunit D → MKYMRHFLDFYHHKNTSEIMLLVFCAAVPGICTEIYYFGFGVLFQILLSVFFSVSFEFLVKRLRKQTVKSLFSDNSAAVTGVLIGISLPSLSPWWLSFFGAFFSIVIAKQIYGGLGNNIFNPAMTGYSILLVSFPILMTNWSFQNSSYFNLFDLNNTFSVIFCTDINHYYSLIDEFQMMYKFITQATPLEQIRTHVLDFNNKIDNIFEFVNYNYYFKNWKWISINISFLIGGIVLLGFNVICWRIPVSILFSLYVFFALDYYFFKKSMYYPIMQLFFGSTMFSVFFIATDPVTTSITKIGRIVFGCIVGFLIWLIRSFGNYPDAIAFSILLSNSIVPLIDHYTQPRVYGYVKKK, encoded by the coding sequence ATGAAATATATGAGACATTTTTTAGATTTTTATCATCATAAAAATACTTCTGAAATAATGTTATTAGTATTTTGTGCCGCTGTTCCAGGAATATGTACAGAAATTTATTATTTTGGATTTGGTGTTTTGTTTCAAATATTACTGTCTGTTTTTTTTTCTGTTTCATTTGAATTTTTAGTTAAGAGGTTACGGAAGCAAACAGTTAAAAGTTTGTTTTCTGATAATTCTGCAGCAGTTACTGGTGTTTTAATAGGAATAAGTTTACCATCATTATCTCCGTGGTGGTTGTCATTTTTTGGTGCGTTTTTTTCTATAGTGATTGCTAAACAAATTTATGGTGGATTAGGTAATAACATTTTTAATCCAGCTATGACTGGATATTCAATATTGTTAGTATCATTTCCTATTTTAATGACTAATTGGTCTTTTCAAAATTCTTCATATTTTAATTTATTTGATTTAAATAATACATTTTCTGTTATTTTTTGTACTGATATAAATCATTATTATTCTCTTATTGATGAATTTCAAATGATGTATAAGTTTATTACTCAAGCTACTCCATTGGAACAAATAAGAACGCATGTTTTGGATTTTAATAATAAAATTGATAATATTTTTGAATTTGTAAATTATAACTATTATTTTAAAAATTGGAAGTGGATATCGATTAATATTAGTTTTTTAATTGGGGGTATAGTACTGCTTGGTTTTAATGTAATTTGTTGGAGAATTCCGGTTAGTATATTGTTTAGTTTATATGTTTTTTTCGCATTGGATTATTATTTTTTTAAAAAAAGTATGTATTATCCTATTATGCAACTTTTTTTTGGAAGTACTATGTTTTCTGTGTTTTTTATTGCTACAGATCCTGTAACTACTTCAATTACTAAAATAGGACGAATAGTATTTGGTTGTATTGTAGGATTTTTGATTTGGTTAATCCGTAGTTTTGGAAATTATCCTGATGCAATAGCGTTTTCTATATTACTGTCTAATTCTATAGTACCATTAATAGATCATTATACTCAACCTCGTGTATATGGATATGTTAAAAAAAAATAA